In the Alistipes provencensis genome, ACCGCTGCGGGTTAGAATATCGACTACGCGGTCGCGGTGGTCGCCCTGAATGATGATCTCACCCTCTTTGGCAGCGCCTCCGACGCCGCATTTGGTTTTCAGCAGGCGTGCCAGCTCCTGCAGGTCCCCGTCGCAGCCCACGAAGCCTTTGACGAGGGTCACGACCTTGCCGGCCCGCTGCTTGCGGTCTAGCCACACCCGCAGGTCCTGCCGTGCCGGGGGCAGGGTTTCCGCCTCGGGCTCATCGGCCGTTTCGTATTTGAAGCCGGGATCGGTCGAATAGACCATCCCCAACCGCGCTTTCCAGTCGTTGTCCGCCATAGCTGTTCAAATGGTTGAAATAAAACGCCGGAACGGGCGAATTATTTTTTGCAAAGATAGAAAAAAGAACGGACGGCTCCAAAACCGAATCGCGTGCGGCCCCACCGGAACTACTCGGCATACTCCTTTCTGTAAATAGCGTAGAACGCCGCACGCAGCTCCTCGACGGTGCCGATCATCATATAAACGTCATAAGTATAGGAGAGTCCCTCCGTGATGGCGAAGATGCGGATCGGTGCGAAATAGGAGCATGCCCCGCTCGTGGGACCTCCGGGACCCGAGCCGAAGCGGTAGGTCGTCGAAAGTTCCGTTCCGGGCGTGTAGACGCCGATGCCCCACCCCGTGTCGTCGACATACGCCGCCCAATGCTCCGTGCGGCTGCGCTCCTCGTTGCTGCCGGTCAGGTCCAACCGTCCCGGGACTTCGGATTTGAGTTCGCCGCCCGTCCACGGCTTGTCGCCGTCGTAAAAGACATAATTCTTCAGGTCCCAGTCCACGAACACGGCAGGCACCTCCTGCGACGTGGCGGGATGGTCCGTAGCCCCCGAACCGCGGTTGCTGAACGTATAGCGGATGTGAGCGATACGGCCCTCGAGGGTGATCGACTCGATCATCCGGCATTCGGAGATGGGTTTCCCCGAGGCCCAGTGCATCGGAATGGTCGTGACGCGCAGCGAACTCTGCTCCACCTTTTGTTCGGTGACTTCGGCCTTCTGGCCCTGCCAACTGCCGCCCTGAATCGGATTCCACACCCAGGGAGTGCCGTTCCACACGCTCCCGTCCGCCTCGCCGTAGTAGGACTGCTGCACGAAGCGGCCCTCGTCGCAGTGATTCAGCAGGTTGCGTTTGGTGTTGACCTCCGAGAAGTGGAACACCGCGCCGCCGCGGTCCATGTCCACGCCCAACTGAATTTCACCGTTATTGATATAGGTGGCATCCTCCATTCCGGTCTCGGGCCAAGGCTCGATGGGAGGAGCCGTTTTCTTGTCGTCGGAGCAGGCTGCGGCTCCGAGCAGCAGCAAAAGCAGTAAGGTTCGCATGGGTTTCATTGTTCAGGTTTTCGGCGAAGATAATGAAAAAAGTGCGACAAATACTCACTTAATCGTTTAAATTTCAATAATCGCTGAAAATTTGCCGGACCGTGTGATTCGAATGTGCCGAAATATGCTACCTTTGGTGTCGTAACGACACGTTTATCAGTCGGAAAGTTTGCCGTAC is a window encoding:
- a CDS encoding translation initiation factor encodes the protein MADNDWKARLGMVYSTDPGFKYETADEPEAETLPPARQDLRVWLDRKQRAGKVVTLVKGFVGCDGDLQELARLLKTKCGVGGAAKEGEIIIQGDHRDRVVDILTRSGYRCKKAGN